ATCGTTATCACTACTAGAACCAGATGAACTTTGCCATGGATTGGCTTCATTAAATTTTGCAagcattttcttcttttttcgcttttttcgttttcttttagattttatatctttatcgatttctttcattataacTTCTTCTTCACTTTCGTTCTGTAAAGtacatataatttacaataatgatacaaaaataattagataagCGCTTTTTCGcgctatttatatttatttaattattaaatatatatactttttgttttcttctttttttcttatctgtagtgtccttcttctcttttacttcagttaatgcttcttcttctattctccTCCTATCTGCTGCCTCTTTAATCTTTAATTGGGCAATTCTTCTTGATTGCCTAACAGGTGTTTCAGTTTGTAGTACACCTTCTTGTTGTTCAGGTGCAATATCCCTTCCTATTTCTAAACCCAAAACCATTTTTCCtgtaaataaaagatgatgctataaatatttatttttatttaattaattaatttaattacccttatatctaaattttttatttttttttttattcgtcatataaatatcattcttatatttaatattacttatctcgttaaaagaaaaaagaaggaaagaaaataaattagcaATAAAAGTTGCAAGGGTCGTTGaacttacttttctttctctttttttgagaCGAAGATGGTGTTGTCTCCAATGAAGAAACATTGATAGGCGTACCCTCAAGTTGCACGTTAGGAGATTCTTCCGACGTTTGATTTACATTGACTCCTCCTGAATGCTTCGGACGCGAACGTCCACCGCCTCTGCAACGTCGTCTCCTGCCTTTTGGGCGTCCCCTATTTTTACGTCCCATTGGAATAGAACGCGTAATTGTAAGATCATCGCTACCATCTTTATTATCCTCTGCTATTTTACATTTCACAGCCTCATCCTCCGAGCTTATAGTTACAATACGACTCTCTTCGACCGACTTGCGCAATTGTTTATCTGGTATACGTTTTGCacgtaattttattcttttaccccccatcatttcttcttcttcttcttgtttttctcctAAATCTTCGGAATTCGAATCTTGTGCGCTATTACGTCGTTTTCGTGAAACTTTCGTAGTTTCTGAACCATCCAACTTCCAACCTTCGTATACGAGTTCAGAAACTGATTTAACGCGAATACCTATTTTTGCATTAGTACCATCTTCACcaatgtttatatttaaaccTTTCAATGTATCATCTTCGGTACATGCTAGTGGATCAGGCTCTTCTGATGGTGCATCAAACACATTTTCATGATCAGCTCCTATAGAATCATCTGACGATACTGTAACTGCTTTGACTTCAACATTTTGAATTTCTGAAagatcctttttattcttcaaatCTAAATTATCTTTTGGTAAAACGTCGTTTTTAAAATTGTCTCCAACATCAATATTACTCATAACTGCATTGTACGTATCTGTAATAGGTGGTATTGTTAAGGAATCATTTACTTTGTTAAGTATGTTGCCTTCAAGtttcaattctttcttttcaattacAGTTTCCATCTTCGTTTCCGATTGTGAATTATACTTTACGTCAGTGGATAAAGTTTCTACAAAAGGTTTTATATAAGGCGGTTTAGATTTTAATGGTGGTACATCTTCAACCTGTGAGGTATCACTCGCTCTTTTATTACCTTCTTTCttaaaatcatttcttataattcctaatacttcttcttttttttcagatatttGCTCCTGTTCAGCACAGGCTGCCATAGTGTTCTGTATATTGATTACagatttgttataaatattatccttatttgtattggaaatattaataaaatcagtCTGTTTACTTTTATCATCGCTTATATCATAGGAGACAGTTGGCTTATTAGCAATGGAATTtgtatgatttatattatcagAAAGATTACTGTCTTTTAACTCTGCTAATGAATGAGTTTCATAACTTTGTGATGCTTGTTGTATATCATTGTCTAATTTAATTGTAGAAGTATTTGATACAGACTGATTAATTGTTTCAACTGCAGTAGTTTCATTTACAGTATTATCAATGTAGTTATTCCCTTTTGTTTCAAACTTATTTTgctcattttcattttccagaTAATCTGCTTTTAATCCCTGATATTGTTGCGATTTTGGTAATACTTCTGCAACCTGCAATGtcatttctttacttttagcAATGTTATCtttatcgtttatcttttctacAACTTGTTGATCCATAACACTTACGGAATGatctaatatatttgtttgatcATCCATGTCACCCGATCCACTATTTTTTTGAACTTGTATTAAATTAGCAGTATTTTCTGTATTGtctgtatttttattactatctaACTTTTCAAGCACAGAGTTATCTATGTCTTGCACTGACTGAGTAGAAGccttattttcattttgtaattttgttattGTGGTCTCATCTAAAATGCTTTTATTGTTCTGAGTATTGTTCACATATTCTTTGACAATTTGATTAGAAGTAATTTGAAACTCTGCTTGagttttttcatttacaaatGTTTGTGAGTGAGAATGATCTGATGATGCCGACAGTATTGTTGATGTAGTATTATTTAGTTTGCTAGAACTATCAAGAGGAGATGCATTATGTAATTCTATATCCTCCCTGTATTCGTCTTTGCTAGATGCATCGCttgtttgttcatttttacttGTGTCACTGCATTTAACATCATCACTACTTACTTCAGTATTTCTTTTGTTGAAAATATCACTTACTTTTTCTGAATTAGTATTACACGtttccttcttattctctACTTCGTTTTTAGTAGAAATCTTATCAGTTTCGATTTGTAAATTTGATTCTAACTCTTCTTTATTCTGTACAAATTGCTGTGGCTCTTCAagtaatgtataatttttgtcGCTTATACATTCCTGTTCAATGTTTGtgttttttgtaattttgttaTCATTTACTGGATGCTCTTCTGCAGAACAATTAGGGATATCTGTAGATTCATATTCCTCTAACGTATCTGCCTCAAAAACATCGTCGCTGCCATCCTCATTAGAATCGTTACTATCATAATTCGCTACTAAAGATTGTTTATTAAGtgaatttttttcagattcctttgaaattaaatttatttcactttgtacattttgtttttcagTATTATCCATATCTTCTTTTAACTTTACATCTGTATTTTCATAACTACTATTACTTATGGCCGTTTCAGATTTCTCTGTATATGTTTCAGTTATTTGTACATTATCACTTTCCTTATCATTTGTTCTACTATTTGAATCTTTTTGTTCAACAATTTCTACAGTAATAGGGGAATTATCATCCTTGTCAATTGCTGTAGAAGTATTTAGTGCACTTGTCTGATTTTCTGTGATAGGAGGTAAATCATTTTGcatagaaaaattatcttctttttttgtattttgatcattcaacaaattttcattGCAAACCGTTGATTTCTCATCATCGGGTGGTGTTGTTATCTTTTCATTAGATAGAACTTCATTAGATGAAGTTTCTTCCACCTCTTTTGAGGATTCATTAGATTCTGACATTCTGTCGTCAATTATCATATCTTCATTTGAATCTTGATCAATACAAGAACTTGGATTTTCTGATACATCATCGGCATATTCATTTACACTTTGATCCATACTagatgaataattttcttttaatgatgGTATATCGTTCGTTTCTGCAGATTtcataatagaaatattagataCTATTGGTGCTAATACATTAAATGCACTATTACTTGTTTTAGCTGAGAATGGATTTTCGATTTGTTGGGATACTATCGGTATGTTGGTATTGTcttgcaaaaatatattttgaacgGATTTATCGTTCGAACTACTTATAACAGAAGCAAAtgattctttattatattcttgCATACATGCAGAACTGCTAACAGTTTCATTGTCGATAAGGTCAGATTCAGGAATATCTTCGGAAGTATTAGTTTTGTCGTAAGAATTGGTTAAgtgtttctctttaatttcttctgaATCTCCTGAACCTTCGTCTTGCACTCCTAAATCTGACAATGCATCATTTCTTTCACTATTTTTATCATAGTTGACTGACATTGAATCAGCATCCGAACTAAATtgtcctttcattttttcagtATCAGTATCCATTGATTGTTCCTCTTGCGTATCAAATTCAGACAAATTATCGTTCTTATCGCTGTGTTTATCGTAATTTTCTCTACCTAAATCTACCTCGTCTTTTTTAAGAGCTTGAAATTCGTCAGAGACATGATCTACTTCTTGTACTCCAGCAGAGCTATGTACTTCTTGGAAATTCGGAGACGGAATTAAATCCGTAGattctatattattagtattatccTCACATGCACATTCCTGTAGATTTTTCGATTCCATTTGTATATCTTGATTCTGATCTTTATTACACGGTGACATACACGTTGTATGTTCGGTTGTATCTGTTGTTGGTTCAGATTctgttttttctataatctcatgagaaatttcttctttggAAGATTTATGTTCAGCTTCATTCTCAGAGTAAGTACTGAGTGGTTCTGTGTGTTCTTGTATGTTGTCTGATGTGTTAAGGTTGACATCCTTTTCAGGACTTGTCGATTGATAAGATCTGTCATCTATAAATTTCGATTGATCAGTTGTAGTGCTTTCACTGTGCTGTGCTGTATGCTCAGTCTTCGTATCATTATCATTCACAATTATCTTCTTATGCTGAAGATCTGGACTATTTGTTAATGATTCCGCTGTATTtaacgtaatatttatattattagtaataaagGATTGTGAAACAACGTCTGTAGACTCAGATTTTTCGGGTTTTACAATACTTTCTTCCGATTCTTCTTTGTCATTGGCATAAGCAGATTCTTGTACAGTGTTCGATTGTAAATCTTCATCTATTTGAGTAGTTGTTCTTGGTACATCAATCGCATTGTGAGCACTTTCTTCATTTGAGTTCCATGTATGACTCGAACCCTCCAGTTTCTCCCTTTTGTCATTtgcacaatatatattatgagaATCAAACGAACTGgcttttaatgaattattgttTGTTTGAGTAACATCAAATTCTTCCGATTTATATGACAAAAGTGTATCTTCTGAAGGTTTGGAAGAAGAAACACATTCATACTGTAATGTGTCAGATTTACATTGAATCGATGTTGTGACAACTTGATCCGACTGAGTTTCCAAATCTACAGACTTTGAAGTATATGAAATGCAATTTGgtccaaaaaaaaatcttggtGGCGATGCAGATTTTGGTTTACATTCGTTATCTACCTTGTGTAAAAATTCGGAATTTTGTGTAACTATGTTACTTGAATCTGAAACATTTGTAGAAACTTTTTCACTGCTTAATGAATAGGGTACAAGCATGGTATTTGTACTAGACTCCAAACCTTCTGAAGTATCGGCCTGACATGAAGATATAGAGGAATCGCATTGTATGGTTTCCAATAATTTAGAATTCTCTTTAGATTTTTTTGAATTGCTATCAATCGTATCTGTATCAGTAACGTTAGATTCTATACTATTTTGATCTAGCGTACTAACTTCATTGAAAGAATTTGCATTCATCTTCTCATTTAAGTTATCAGTGCTAGAAAGGCATTCAAAACCGACTTTTGACAAAGATAAGTCTTCGCTTGTCTGTAAAGTGTTTTCATCTTTATTGCTACATTTCTGATCGCTAGTGCCTTCTTTGGGAAAATACTGTTCCTTCTGTGATATGTCTTCTTCATTTGATATGATACTACTGTCGCACTCTGTTTTTTCTGCTGGTTTACCTACGTCCCACCTCGATAATCGTTTAATAGAACCACTTGTACTTTTCGGAATTATTTGAACGCCCAGAGTTGGTTTAAATTTTGGCTTCTCTTGTGTAGAGCCTACTACTTGACTGTCGTTAATATCAACGTTAGATTGGGAATAATTCCTATTTAACCTTACAGAGTTTTTGCTTGTCTCCATAGAAGCAGTTGAAACTTCCTTTATaagattttcttcatttaataTCTCACTTGAAGATAAAGCAGCAGTTGCTGAGTCAGCTTCACTTTTTGATTGGttgctttctttattatcagtTGACGTGTCATCACCAGGATTACCTGTTTCGCATTCAACTCCGGAACCCTCACCGTAGAAAAACATAACAGGTTCTTCTATAGGTTCACCAACTCCAGGATTGACAGCGTCGCAATCACTACCAGATCCTTCACCCTGAACCATCATTAATGGTTCTTCAATTGCTTCACTTGTTTCTTCTCTCCAACTACTATTGAGCATTGTTCTTTTATCAATGGATCCTCTAATGGGTATTACATCTGCCCTTATTCTTTTTAGAATATCAGATTGCGCATCATCCCCCTCTAATGGCCTTTTTATAGAAGTTGGACCCATTCGTAAAGCTGTTATTTTACTCGGATCTGGTAGTAACGCGTAACTTGGTAATCTATGCTCCTCTTTAGGAGGTAATCTAGCAGTGCTGTGATACGCAGTAGCAGACATTTCATAGGCTGTAAATGGCATTTGTCGTTTACTTAAATCTGCTACCATAGCATGATTACGCATCATCACTGCTCTAGCATCATAGGATAGATTTTGCACGTCTGGTTTGTTCGATTTCTTGGTACTCAAATCCATTTCTCTATGTTGAAAATTTTGAGATCTATATCCAGGTGTAGATAAATCCATGCTTTTGGTGAATTTTCGACTAGAAAGATCAATTCCCGAAAAATCCATGGGACTACTTTGTTCATTTACACTTTCCCAACCACGAGGTGATGTAGATAAATCCATACCTCTATGTCCTCGAAGTATAGCAGGTTTTTCAGGTTGACCTCTTGGACAAAAATCTTGTGGTAATCTGTCATCATCTCCATTTATTGTAGAATTAAGCATACCCCCAGATCTTGCCAGATTCTCTGCTATTTTTTCCAATGACTTTGTTCCACTTGGCTTTTCGAGTTTTTCAGCTTGCATTCTCACAAGATTTGCAGCTAATTGATCTATTGGTTTAACAGACAATTTACTGTGTCCAGATGTAATATCTGTAGATGTAAAAGAAATGCTATTTTTACcagataatttttctaaagattTCATTACAGATTCTGTTGTTTCCTCCATAGTATTATgctttttagatatatttattggGGTACTAATAGACAATATATGATTTGCGTTCTTTTCTTCCTGCACCTGTTTCAAATCTGCGATATTTACAAGTTTAAGAGGAGAAGTGATGACAGGTGTTTCTATTGATTTCAAAGGTACTAATTCTTCATTggtaattttattgatatttgatttcgttaaattttcaGATTTGACAGATTCCAGAGGCTTAGAATCGGATGCATGAGATATAATGGTTTCTTCCGATAaggttttcttttcattaattttctcagTCGGTATATGAGCACTTCCATTAGTCACTTTTGCAGTACTTACAGGTTGTATGTTTGATTTTAGAACTTGATCTTGTGCTACCTCTAAAGAATCATCTTCCTCTGTATTTTGTTTGGAACTTTCATCATTGGTTacatcttcgtcttcttcatcttcttcttcatcgtcatcttcttcatcctcttcttcctcctcctcctcctcctcctcctcctcctcttcttcttcctcttcctcttcctcatctatttcttcctcctcgttCTCAACTTCAGCATTATCTTGATCAGCGATAATAGCATTTCGTTCTCGATCATCTTCAACGTTTTCAAGATCATCTTTTTgttcatccttttcttctaAATTATCATTATGAGTGCCATTTTGTTGTATAACTTCATCTTCTTCCAAACTGGGTGATGTAGTTATTTGGCCAGTGTCTATTATAGGTTTTTCAGAAATTTCTAAACTATTACTATCTTCGTTAATTGGTATCGATTCAGCTTCACCATTTGACAGAGTGTTTATTAGATTAACAACGCCATCCCGATCTCTAGTATTGgaaagtatttatattaatgtacAGCAATATTAAATAAGAGTATTATATAAGCAAAACTTACTTAGCCACTAGTTCCCAATTTTCCTCATCTAAATCCTCCCTGTATACTCTAATATTACACTCTTCATCGAGCTGACACCAATAGGCTAATCCAGTTTTGTCCCTCCCTAATGGTTCCACACGTAACTCATCAGCTGCGAGCTTATTTACTTCATTTTTAAACTTTTGATTCAAATCGAACTGTGTTTCCAAGAGTACCtatgataatgattataatattaacagAACTATTAATATACAAGTAAACATCACAGATAATAgcaatgatataaaaaaaaatatatatgtatatcaatgtACCTTAAGTAGACGTAATTTAACAGCAATACGAGCTTTCTTGTAACCAAAACGTTCAAGTTCCCACCCATCCTGATTCGAATAAGTATGACAAAATTTGACCAATGCTCGCTCCCATTTCTCAGGAGACACTGTCTTACGTGTTTTTCTTAGTAATTTGATGTGTAAATCTACTAATTGTTGAGgtactgaaagaaaaataatatctatatgatAAACCAGTACAATTCCAATAAGaatataatgcatatatagaaaaattaaaagaaagtccTGAAAGTCAAAGACAATagaatcataaatatatcaaaagtaaaaagaactttttttatataaaagaaataaataaaatttatatccaaAACTATTActtctttaaaagaaatagtgatatttaataaatgcgCAAAACTCGGTTTATAAAAAGTCTCTCGTAAAAGAAACTATTAAATACATTGCGAAAAAGAAGGTAGAGATAACGAAAAGAGAGTAAAATGCCAAGATTTATCTAGAATCGAAATGTCAAAATATATCATGCCTATGAACAAACCGAAATGTGTCCGTAATTCGTAATCACGTGTAACCGCGATTGACAAGAAGGAAGGGAGGTGGCAGCACGGGGCAAAACAACAACACACGACGAAACGATCTCGAGGGTTTATCTGTCAAATCGGTAGTCTTTTGCACCACCcatgcaagagagaaagagacctcGTTGGTTcggagtaaaaaaagaatacgaagaaCACGAATTGCGCGCTTTCCTCGGAGAGATCCACCCAACATTACAAatggaacgagagaaagagagagagagagagagagagagagagaaagagagggggaagagatgaagaaacgaagaaaatagtCGTAGATTCACGATATAGTACAGATTAGCCACAGACCTTGTAGTTACAGTGGAGAGGGATGAAAACAGAGGGAGGTCGTGCGTATTGCGCACGcacatatgtgtatgcatgcatccatacatacgtacatcatccatccatccatctatacatacatacatacatacatacatacatacatacatacgcgtacgCAGGTATACAACCTACGAACGTATATGAATGTGTAGAAGTGGGCAGTCAAATACATAAGAGGCAATTTTCGAACTAACATTCATCTACGTCTTTACAAAGAGTTTCGTTGCGTTACTAACATCGAcagtaagaaagagaatcgtgaaaaaggaaaacaaaactGATGGAGTTCGCGCGAGACTTTTCGTCTGGCGGGGGCGGGTCGGTTATTCTCTGccccctccctctttttcatcCCACTCGCAGAGAGCATTCGTTTTGTCTCactcactccctctctctctctctctctctttctttctcccttgtTCATTCGTTCTCTTACATGAACCATGCGCGAGCGCGCGTATTATACAGAGAGACACATATACGCATGTGACAAGCATATacacagaaagaaagactCAAAGAAGAggagtagcagcagcagcagcagcagcagcacgaGCGAGCGcgagtgcgcgcgcgcgcgcgcgcatataCGTACGCGCACTACGaacgacgaaacgaaacgaacgaacgcggTGGTAAGATAGAAGGAATATACACAGATAATTTTGACTCACCTTCCTGCGTgttttcgatcatttcttgCAACCTCGCGATGTCCGGATAGACTATGCCACAGGATTTGCCGAAACACTCGAGGAAGGAGCAGATCACGGCGAAATTTGGGTCACTCGCGC
Above is a window of Vespula vulgaris chromosome 4, iyVesVulg1.1, whole genome shotgun sequence DNA encoding:
- the LOC127063174 gene encoding uncharacterized protein LOC127063174 isoform X3, whose translation is MASDNEASCASDPNFAVICSFLECFGKSCGIVYPDIARLQEMIENTQEVPQQLVDLHIKLLRKTRKTVSPEKWERALVKFCHTYSNQDGWELERFGYKKARIAVKLRLLKVLLETQFDLNQKFKNEVNKLAADELRVEPLGRDKTGLAYWCQLDEECNIRVYREDLDEENWELVAKDRDGVVNLINTLSNGEAESIPINEDSNSLEISEKPIIDTGQITTSPSLEEDEVIQQNGTHNDNLEEKDEQKDDLENVEDDRERNAIIADQDNAEVENEEEEIDEEEEEEEEEEEEEEEEEEEEEDEEDDDEEEDEEDEDVTNDESSKQNTEEDDSLEVAQDQVLKSNIQPVSTAKVTNGSAHIPTEKINEKKTLSEETIISHASDSKPLESVKSENLTKSNINKITNEELVPLKSIETPVITSPLKLVNIADLKQVQEEKNANHILSISTPINISKKHNTMEETTESVMKSLEKLSGKNSISFTSTDITSGHSKLSVKPIDQLAANLVRMQAEKLEKPSGTKSLEKIAENLARSGGMLNSTINGDDDRLPQDFCPRGQPEKPAILRGHRGMDLSTSPRGWESVNEQSSPMDFSGIDLSSRKFTKSMDLSTPGYRSQNFQHREMDLSTKKSNKPDVQNLSYDARAVMMRNHAMVADLSKRQMPFTAYEMSATAYHSTARLPPKEEHRLPSYALLPDPSKITALRMGPTSIKRPLEGDDAQSDILKRIRADVIPIRGSIDKRTMLNSSWREETSEAIEEPLMMVQGEGSGSDCDAVNPGVGEPIEEPVMFFYGEGSGVECETGNPGDDTSTDNKESNQSKSEADSATAALSSSEILNEENLIKEVSTASMETSKNSVRLNRNYSQSNVDINDSQVVGSTQEKPKFKPTLGVQIIPKSTSGSIKRLSRWDVGKPAEKTECDSSIISNEEDISQKEQYFPKEGTSDQKCSNKDENTLQTSEDLSLSKVGFECLSSTDNLNEKMNANSFNEVSTLDQNSIESNVTDTDTIDSNSKKSKENSKLLETIQCDSSISSCQADTSEGLESSTNTMLVPYSLSSEKVSTNVSDSSNIVTQNSEFLHKVDNECKPKSASPPRFFFGPNCISYTSKSVDLETQSDQVVTTSIQCKSDTLQYECVSSSKPSEDTLLSYKSEEFDVTQTNNNSLKASSFDSHNIYCANDKREKLEGSSHTWNSNEESAHNAIDVPRTTTQIDEDLQSNTVQESAYANDKEESEESIVKPEKSESTDVVSQSFITNNINITLNTAESLTNSPDLQHKKIIVNDNDTKTEHTAQHSESTTTDQSKFIDDRSYQSTSPEKDVNLNTSDNIQEHTEPLSTYSENEAEHKSSKEEISHEIIEKTESEPTTDTTEHTTCMSPCNKDQNQDIQMESKNLQECACEDNTNNIESTDLIPSPNFQEVHSSAGVQEVDHVSDEFQALKKDEVDLGRENYDKHSDKNDNLSEFDTQEEQSMDTDTEKMKGQFSSDADSMSVNYDKNSERNDALSDLGVQDEGSGDSEEIKEKHLTNSYDKTNTSEDIPESDLIDNETVSSSACMQEYNKESFASVISSSNDKSVQNIFLQDNTNIPIVSQQIENPFSAKTSNSAFNVLAPIVSNISIMKSAETNDIPSLKENYSSSMDQSVNEYADDVSENPSSCIDQDSNEDMIIDDRMSESNESSKEVEETSSNEVLSNEKITTPPDDEKSTVCNENLLNDQNTKKEDNFSMQNDLPPITENQTSALNTSTAIDKDDNSPITVEIVEQKDSNSRTNDKESDNVQITETYTEKSETAISNSSYENTDVKLKEDMDNTEKQNVQSEINLISKESEKNSLNKQSLVANYDSNDSNEDGSDDVFEADTLEEYESTDIPNCSAEEHPVNDNKITKNTNIEQECISDKNYTLLEEPQQFVQNKEELESNLQIETDKISTKNEVENKKETCNTNSEKVSDIFNKRNTEVSSDDVKCSDTSKNEQTSDASSKDEYREDIELHNASPLDSSSKLNNTTSTILSASSDHSHSQTFVNEKTQAEFQITSNQIVKEYVNNTQNNKSILDETTITKLQNENKASTQSVQDIDNSVLEKLDSNKNTDNTENTANLIQVQKNSGSGDMDDQTNILDHSVSVMDQQVVEKINDKDNIAKSKEMTLQVAEVLPKSQQYQGLKADYLENENEQNKFETKGNNYIDNTVNETTAVETINQSVSNTSTIKLDNDIQQASQSYETHSLAELKDSNLSDNINHTNSIANKPTVSYDISDDKSKQTDFINISNTNKDNIYNKSVINIQNTMAACAEQEQISEKKEEVLGIIRNDFKKEGNKRASDTSQVEDVPPLKSKPPYIKPFVETLSTDVKYNSQSETKMETVIEKKELKLEGNILNKVNDSLTIPPITDTYNAVMSNIDVGDNFKNDVLPKDNLDLKNKKDLSEIQNVEVKAVTVSSDDSIGADHENVFDAPSEEPDPLACTEDDTLKGLNINIGEDGTNAKIGIRVKSVSELVYEGWKLDGSETTKVSRKRRNSAQDSNSEDLGEKQEEEEEMMGGKRIKLRAKRIPDKQLRKSVEESRIVTISSEDEAVKCKIAEDNKDGSDDLTITRSIPMGRKNRGRPKGRRRRCRGGGRSRPKHSGGVNVNQTSEESPNVQLEGTPINVSSLETTPSSSQKKRKKRKMVLGLEIGRDIAPEQQEGVLQTETPVRQSRRIAQLKIKEAADRRRIEEEALTEVKEKKDTTDKKKRRKQKNESEEEVIMKEIDKDIKSKRKRKKRKKKKMLAKFNEANPWQSSSGSSSDNDIDNEDEEEEEEIETEGSLLFKSDHEFSPESDLEKDQESEPLRRARTAQKGQSDVEEADDEYACQKCGKADHPEWILLCDSCDKGWHCSCLRPALMLIPEGDWFCPPCQHNILVSKLRESLKTYDQVTKRHENEVLRKKRLAFVGISLDNVLHKNETQRVQKDLKESSQESENESSSEQSSSASSSETSSSEESEPVYQLRERRCANTYKFNEYDDMINAAIQDEVEAVQGAGNQGRGKDIATIVNAEKEEAQLHQQVEGLQMKGVDEDKNDLEQKSERESDEEYKVEKEEVDEEEEERKRVTKRLLARRKHRKLNSLDISSEDDPESDEDFKGTSSDDEEDFDDHMTSSDESSFTDSRRRGRKGDSRPVRRSTRARITTTYDPDFINDDSEESDRPKRKKSRSMWENSDSEDSDNSWRQRKKKSRTIPTSRYRTTSKVKSKKKKRRKRIIESDNQSDNEEEDEPRSNDQDASENVNAAVIQESEEPTPAKNENEENIANLENVENVENTHNTESVKVEIMENVVANADTLVPPQLDEIVAQKRKKESTPKQKKAPTIRRKIVYGGLPDDNYKQEEEEILDRRSRRRGRKINYQEATATDSEEELKKAIRKTVESEDEFVVNETDDINEDAEKDSDSDIYTPKKEATKFKNKSPKSKKPRKSKSPAAKRKTMVDGVPKPRKKPGPKPGSKNKARKQKLLMGSVIRSTDGQHLDDKDVLSHTMDNPMGELTSKMDEGLPDNVGLTGTTMSVASSFTGDVPEGSLGGLGPGELADLDDEQLEQIMMEDEEYGRRQLELAAIEIAKKKKKEEREAKKLEKARLKALEILAAERQRDPNAPEGTDGEVPKKKKRGRRSKAEIIAEQMRRGGAPALGSPGLANTSPGVMAANSSNMIGLDVASNVSPNINPNLPTVITPEADRTAEGHIPMMTGPDGQLFNPDGTPMKPKRRGRGKGSSTSGSAPSTPPASGVPTQLPPSTQANAQSVYSSLPPGQQSSVITRMLQSQPVSSNNPQSFTAAAAAMGHKYFGAPNTTGQMMTGPRTGYEMQPRGRIPSPYRQPGQSSMPPHFAAVRSGTPPMRMRVPGPQMYHTPHHPMDPSPSGGGPISISSRDRSSPLAPGPPPMIPPAAGSPLAKGGPTPPPPPPPYVRGGPPISRFTDNPMGPRHQMPPFTNASPVNHAMQQPSPPPNRPPGNFSPYHPPPPPNYHYGAYPPPPPMSTADDAAAYQGSPYPTEHFSSPADNQPQIQAPPQPQPPQSQPPQQQQQPQTHPNDPAAVANKQYDEEGTGEFGGLVSYFSSQREDDLDS